From the genome of Solidesulfovibrio carbinolicus, one region includes:
- a CDS encoding type II toxin-antitoxin system VapC family toxin, whose product MKRYLLDTHALVFWSLGEGLSPRFATRLDRLCRAGRLAVSAVSFWETALLAQKGRIELPDVAGWKDELVRASGLAVLTPDADVMIASALLPPLHKDPMDRLIVAHALAKGAVLVSRDALVRRYPVPTLWLD is encoded by the coding sequence GTGAAGCGCTATCTCCTGGACACCCACGCCTTGGTGTTCTGGAGCCTGGGCGAAGGCCTGTCGCCGCGTTTCGCCACCCGCCTCGACCGGCTGTGCCGGGCGGGACGGCTGGCCGTGTCGGCGGTGTCCTTTTGGGAAACGGCGCTTCTGGCCCAAAAGGGGCGCATCGAACTGCCCGACGTGGCCGGATGGAAAGACGAACTGGTGCGCGCCTCGGGCCTGGCCGTCCTGACCCCGGACGCCGACGTGATGATCGCCTCGGCCCTGCTCCCGCCCCTGCACAAGGACCCCATGGACCGCCTCATCGTGGCCCATGCCCTGGCCAAGGGCGCGGTGCTGGTCAGCCGCGACGCCCTGGTGCGCCGCTACCCCGTCCCCACCCTCTGGCTGGACTGA
- a CDS encoding type II toxin-antitoxin system Phd/YefM family antitoxin: MIVTATELRKNLFTIFDQVSQGETVLVTRGGRPVARVCPAGEGPPQAPADWRAAMTRRPRLTAPAEEAFAPMDDLWADKA; the protein is encoded by the coding sequence ATGATCGTCACCGCCACCGAACTGCGCAAAAACCTTTTCACCATCTTCGATCAGGTGTCCCAGGGCGAAACCGTGCTGGTCACGCGCGGCGGCCGGCCCGTGGCCCGGGTCTGCCCGGCCGGCGAGGGCCCCCCCCAGGCCCCGGCCGATTGGCGCGCCGCCATGACCCGCCGGCCGCGCCTGACCGCGCCGGCCGAGGAAGCCTTCGCCCCCATGGACGACCTGTGGGCGGACAAGGCGTGA
- the gltX gene encoding glutamate--tRNA ligase encodes MSTIVTRFAPSPTGYLHIGGARTAIFNWLLARHFGGTFLLRIEDTDLQRSQSDMTQSILDAMEWLGLDHDGEITYQSQRFDLYNEHIDKMLETGHAYWCSCSPEEVEAMREQARQKGLKPKYSGRCREAGLGPGPGRVVRLKAPVTGATLVDDMVKGPVSIDNAELDDMVLRRGDGSPTYNLAVVVDDATMGVTHIIRGDDHLNNTPRQILIYKALGFDLPRFGHVPMILGPDKKKLSKRHGATAVMEYEVEGFLPEAMLNGLVRLGWAHGDQEIFSREELVSLFTADNLGSSAAVFDKAKLLWLNAHYIKESPASRLAVLLNAFLERRGFDNLDLDYLARIVPLLQPRAQTMAEMAEKAECFVVADEALSYDMAAVKKFFTDEVRGHLAHLRELLAGLCCFNHASMEAAVAGYLEERELKFKLVAQPLRVAVTGVTASPGLFETIEVLGRERALARLDRALSL; translated from the coding sequence ATGAGCACCATCGTCACCCGCTTCGCCCCAAGCCCCACCGGCTACCTGCATATCGGCGGCGCGCGCACGGCCATCTTCAACTGGCTCTTGGCCCGCCACTTCGGCGGCACCTTTCTTTTGCGCATCGAGGACACCGATCTCCAGCGCTCCCAGTCCGACATGACCCAATCGATCCTGGACGCCATGGAGTGGCTGGGCCTGGACCACGACGGCGAGATCACCTACCAGAGCCAGCGCTTCGACCTCTATAACGAGCACATCGACAAGATGCTGGAGACCGGCCACGCCTACTGGTGCTCGTGCTCGCCCGAGGAAGTCGAGGCCATGCGCGAACAGGCTCGGCAAAAGGGGCTTAAGCCCAAGTATTCCGGCCGCTGCCGCGAAGCCGGCCTTGGCCCCGGCCCGGGCCGGGTGGTGCGGCTCAAGGCGCCGGTCACCGGGGCCACCCTGGTTGACGACATGGTCAAGGGTCCGGTGTCCATCGACAACGCCGAACTCGACGACATGGTGCTGCGCCGGGGCGACGGCTCGCCCACCTACAACCTGGCCGTGGTGGTGGACGACGCCACCATGGGCGTCACCCACATCATCCGGGGCGACGATCATCTCAACAACACCCCGCGCCAGATCCTCATCTACAAGGCCCTGGGCTTCGATCTGCCCCGCTTCGGCCACGTGCCCATGATCCTCGGGCCGGACAAGAAAAAGCTCTCCAAGCGCCACGGGGCCACGGCCGTCATGGAATACGAGGTCGAGGGCTTTTTGCCCGAGGCCATGTTAAACGGTCTGGTGCGCCTGGGCTGGGCCCACGGCGACCAGGAGATCTTTTCCCGCGAGGAGCTGGTATCGCTTTTCACCGCCGACAACCTCGGCTCCTCGGCCGCCGTCTTCGACAAGGCCAAGCTGTTGTGGCTCAACGCCCATTATATCAAGGAAAGCCCGGCCTCGCGCCTGGCCGTGCTGTTAAACGCCTTCCTGGAGCGCCGGGGCTTTGACAACCTCGACCTGGACTATCTGGCCCGCATCGTTCCCCTGCTCCAGCCCCGGGCCCAGACCATGGCCGAGATGGCCGAGAAGGCCGAATGCTTCGTCGTGGCCGACGAGGCGCTTTCCTACGACATGGCGGCGGTCAAGAAATTCTTCACCGACGAGGTGCGGGGCCATCTGGCCCATCTGCGCGAACTGTTGGCCGGGCTGTGCTGCTTCAACCATGCCTCCATGGAAGCGGCGGTGGCCGGCTATCTGGAAGAGCGCGAACTGAAGTTCAAGCTGGTGGCCCAGCCCCTGCGCGTGGCCGTCACCGGCGTCACGGCCAGCCCCGGCCTGTTCGAGACCATCGAGGTGCTGGGCCGCGAGCGCGCCCTGGCCCGCCTGGACCGGGCGCTGTCGCTGTAG
- a CDS encoding DUF4405 domain-containing protein has translation MLKKTVTLVLFFGLFFVLVSGLVMFTAPPARVASWADWGFLGLSRQAWEGAHLAMGVLVVAAGLVHAMLHVDAFLDHLRDDDGMVIVFTKPFFAGLIVVVGLFAAALAGAPPMAQLARLGDHLQERAAETYGEPPYALAERSTLADFARRMGMDTEKALALLRLKNIKADSGDLTLAEIARQNRVAPGGVFEALKMVMEPSGGTTTITGLPKEPPPGLGRRKLSDICEEYGLDLAQVLGRLSTSGFKAQPAWTLAEIAKASNVLPIAVYDALRAEKAPASVAVEVATPAEPAASAPAAPAAAPSAAAPAQPAVQAAPAAPAQAGQPGQAPVSPQPVYQPQPAATAQPSGQPVPGYAPTQQPPAAGSPPLAAPGYQPPATGHAPATPGYQPPGYAPMPPSGATATPGHAPATPGYAPSAPGSQPGYAPAQPPAHAAPAAPVTPPPGLEKMMLQSFCREYDIPLSVAVQRLGRHRITAFGDMSFEELALENNRTPADIMRLVTTP, from the coding sequence ATGCTCAAAAAAACCGTCACCCTGGTTTTGTTCTTTGGCCTGTTTTTCGTCCTGGTCTCGGGGCTGGTGATGTTCACCGCGCCGCCGGCCCGGGTGGCCTCCTGGGCGGACTGGGGCTTTCTTGGCCTGTCGCGCCAGGCCTGGGAAGGGGCGCACCTGGCCATGGGTGTGCTGGTGGTCGCCGCCGGCCTGGTCCACGCCATGCTGCATGTGGACGCCTTCCTCGACCACCTGCGCGACGACGACGGCATGGTGATCGTTTTCACCAAGCCTTTTTTTGCCGGTCTGATCGTCGTGGTCGGCCTGTTCGCCGCCGCCCTGGCCGGCGCGCCGCCCATGGCTCAACTGGCGCGACTGGGCGACCATCTCCAGGAACGGGCCGCCGAGACGTACGGCGAGCCGCCTTATGCCCTGGCCGAGCGCTCGACCCTGGCCGATTTCGCCCGGCGCATGGGCATGGACACGGAAAAGGCGCTGGCGCTGTTGCGGCTGAAAAACATCAAGGCCGACAGCGGCGACCTGACCCTGGCCGAGATCGCCCGGCAAAACCGGGTGGCTCCGGGCGGCGTGTTCGAGGCGCTCAAGATGGTCATGGAGCCGTCGGGCGGCACGACCACCATCACCGGCCTGCCCAAGGAGCCGCCGCCGGGGCTGGGGCGGCGCAAGCTGTCGGACATCTGCGAGGAATACGGCCTGGATCTGGCCCAGGTGCTGGGCCGGTTGTCCACGTCCGGGTTCAAGGCCCAGCCGGCCTGGACCCTGGCCGAGATCGCCAAGGCCAGCAACGTGTTGCCCATTGCCGTCTACGATGCGCTGCGCGCCGAAAAAGCCCCTGCTTCGGTGGCCGTGGAAGTGGCGACCCCGGCTGAGCCGGCCGCGTCCGCGCCGGCGGCTCCGGCCGCCGCGCCATCGGCCGCTGCTCCGGCCCAGCCGGCTGTCCAGGCGGCTCCGGCCGCGCCGGCCCAAGCGGGCCAGCCGGGCCAGGCCCCTGTGTCGCCGCAACCGGTCTATCAGCCCCAGCCGGCCGCGACAGCCCAGCCGTCGGGCCAGCCGGTTCCCGGCTACGCGCCGACTCAGCAACCGCCTGCCGCCGGCTCTCCGCCGTTGGCCGCTCCGGGCTACCAGCCGCCGGCCACGGGCCATGCGCCTGCAACGCCGGGCTACCAGCCGCCGGGCTATGCGCCGATGCCTCCGAGCGGCGCGACGGCGACGCCGGGGCATGCGCCTGCAACGCCGGGCTATGCGCCGTCGGCCCCGGGGAGCCAGCCCGGCTACGCCCCGGCCCAACCGCCGGCCCATGCCGCCCCGGCCGCACCCGTGACGCCGCCGCCGGGCCTGGAAAAGATGATGCTGCAAAGCTTTTGCCGGGAATACGACATTCCGCTGTCCGTGGCCGTGCAGCGTCTGGGCCGGCATCGCATCACGGCCTTTGGCGACATGAGTTTCGAGGAGCTGGCGCTGGAAAACAACCGCACTCCGGCTGACATCATGCGGCTGGTGACGACGCCCTAG
- a CDS encoding diguanylate cyclase — protein MNILIVDDSDSSRLLLSTILKGAGYVDPLCAGSAGEALTLLDERCQRGEAPDIDLILMDVVMPDMDGIDATRLIKADPRLRDIPIIIVTVKDEAASLERAFEAGAMDFLAKPVNSMELRARVRSALRLKEEMDQRKARERELEALTRKFEQLSNQDGLTGVPNRRCFEDAFRKEWLRSRRDGTPLSALMIDIDCFKLYNDTYGHLQGDLCLRRVAEAIVEALKRPGDFAARYGGEEFVALLPGTDLAGALSIAGIIRGNVRAANIEHASSPVADIVTVSIGISGVVPNMDLEPETLLAASDAALYQAKSAGRNRVEVRPPL, from the coding sequence ATGAACATCCTCATCGTCGATGACTCCGACTCCTCACGGCTGCTGCTGTCCACCATCCTCAAGGGAGCCGGATACGTCGATCCCCTGTGCGCCGGTTCGGCCGGCGAAGCGCTCACCCTGCTCGACGAGCGCTGCCAGCGCGGCGAAGCCCCGGACATCGACCTCATCCTCATGGACGTGGTGATGCCCGACATGGACGGCATCGACGCCACGCGCCTGATCAAAGCCGACCCCAGGCTGCGCGACATCCCCATCATCATCGTCACGGTCAAGGACGAAGCGGCCAGCCTGGAGCGCGCCTTCGAGGCCGGGGCCATGGACTTTTTGGCCAAGCCCGTCAACAGCATGGAACTGCGCGCCCGGGTGCGCTCGGCCCTTCGCCTCAAGGAGGAGATGGACCAGCGCAAGGCCCGCGAGCGCGAACTCGAAGCGCTCACCCGCAAATTCGAACAGCTCTCCAACCAGGACGGGCTGACCGGCGTGCCCAACCGCCGCTGCTTCGAGGACGCCTTCCGCAAGGAATGGCTGCGCTCGCGCCGCGACGGCACGCCGCTTTCGGCGCTGATGATCGACATCGACTGTTTCAAGCTCTACAACGACACCTACGGACACCTGCAAGGCGACCTGTGCCTGCGCCGGGTGGCCGAAGCCATCGTCGAAGCCCTCAAGCGCCCCGGCGACTTCGCCGCCCGCTACGGCGGCGAGGAATTCGTGGCCTTGCTGCCCGGCACCGATCTGGCCGGAGCCCTGTCCATCGCCGGCATCATCCGGGGCAACGTCCGGGCCGCCAACATCGAACACGCCAGCTCCCCCGTCGCTGACATCGTCACCGTCAGCATCGGCATCTCCGGCGTGGTCCCCAACATGGACCTGGAACCCGAAACCCTGCTCGCCGCCTCGGACGCCGCCCTCTACCAAGCCAAATCCGCCGGCCGCAACCGCGTCGAAGTGCGGCCGCCGTTGTAA
- the surE gene encoding 5'/3'-nucleotidase SurE, translating to MRILLTNDDGIQAVGIRHLYKGLIDAGHDVLVAAPISEQSAVGHAITIASPLRVKEFVENGFRGLGVSGTPADCVKLALTTLMQDKPDLVVSGINAGANVGVDILYSGTVSAATEGALMGYPAVAVSADDFAPVDLREQGAYVADFIAGRPWEALAPRTVLNLNFPKRPIAETLPLALCPPTQAVYNDWYVTRQDPRGRDYHWLTGVIPPEALTPDSDRALLTKGHITLTPLRFELADAASMEILAARLGVQAHG from the coding sequence ATGCGCATTCTGCTCACCAATGACGACGGCATCCAGGCCGTCGGCATCCGCCATCTCTATAAAGGGCTTATCGACGCCGGCCACGACGTGCTGGTGGCCGCGCCCATTTCCGAACAATCGGCCGTGGGCCACGCCATCACCATCGCTTCGCCGCTGCGGGTCAAGGAATTCGTGGAAAACGGCTTTCGGGGCCTTGGCGTGTCCGGCACCCCGGCCGACTGCGTCAAGCTCGCGCTCACCACGCTCATGCAGGACAAGCCCGACCTCGTGGTCTCGGGCATCAACGCCGGAGCCAACGTCGGCGTGGACATCCTCTATTCCGGCACGGTCTCGGCCGCCACCGAAGGGGCGCTCATGGGCTATCCGGCCGTGGCCGTCTCGGCCGACGACTTCGCCCCGGTCGATCTGCGGGAGCAAGGGGCCTACGTGGCCGACTTCATCGCCGGCCGGCCCTGGGAGGCGCTCGCCCCGCGCACCGTGCTCAACCTCAATTTCCCCAAGCGCCCCATCGCCGAAACCCTGCCCCTGGCCCTGTGCCCGCCCACCCAGGCCGTGTACAACGACTGGTACGTCACCAGGCAAGACCCGCGCGGCCGCGACTACCACTGGCTCACCGGCGTCATCCCCCCCGAGGCGCTCACCCCGGACAGCGACCGGGCGCTTCTCACCAAGGGCCACATCACCCTGACGCCGCTGCGTTTTGAACTGGCCGACGCAGCCTCCATGGAAATCCTGGCCGCCCGACTGGGCGTGCAAGCCCATGGTTGA